The window attctCCATGTGCTTcatagtatttattattattattttatccgAACTTGTATGaccttatttaatataaaatttaatttaaacattaatataattattaataaaaggtAATAATAAACAACCATGGATATTATTTCTTTGATGAATACTTAAACTGCACATAGTTCTTTCATATAGATATGCCTCCAGTCTATATATACAGAGAAACTAGCATCAAATTACAAACCCAAccatatccatatatatatatatgataaacaACATAAGTTCATTTTTTCCGAACAATCTGGAGTCATAAGATATCGAATCGCgaaaccattttcaaataatcacgCAATAAACCCCTGCTGAATCGAGCTCCATGGGTTTGATGGGATTGAAGGACAAGCCTGTGCTGAAGTCTCAACCATCTGTTCTTCCTTTATACCGGCGTTACAAATATTAGCAAACGATCGCATATGTTTCATACCGTATTGGGAGAGTGATCCACAGTGTTTCTCGAATGTCCTAACCTGCGGTTAGTTACGAAGAGAAATCTGTTATTAGTCTGAATTTTGTTTTAACCAGAATAAAAAATGTTAGCTATACCATTGTTCTAAGACAGGTCCAGTCATCGACAAGGGGTTGTCCAGCAGGTCTGACGGTTTTCAATAATTCGGAACTTTTTTCAATTCCGAATAGAAGCTTTCCTATTAATTCCATGCTGTTGTCTATGTGCATCCTATGTGACATTGCTTCGAAGAAATGCTTTTGCGCTTTCATCTTTCTTGGAGAACCTTCTGGAGCTTTTCGGAACTGTCCACGCCAAGAAATAAAAGGAAGAACATTTAGGTGTCAAATGGCATCATCAGTCAAGTTCTTAATAATGCATATAAAATTCTAAGGAATagtaataatttcaaataatcttccAGCATCAGATATTTTCAAATGAAGTCATTTTGTGTTTTCTCACatgatagaaataaaaaataaggtcCATCACATACCTTGTGCCAGAAATGCAATAGATCAGCATCGCGTTGATTAACAGCTTTTGAATGTGGACGCAAAGAGTTCTCGTCGACAAAAGTGTAGTTATCATTTGCAGGATTTGTACCGATATACTTGAAAATTTTGTCTGTGCTAATTCCAACATCACCATATTGCATGACATGAGAACCATATATGGAGTTGTCATTTGAAGTTCTTTTCTTCACCTGCAAATCATACCATGAAATTTGATAACTCGTAAAAATCGTCTCATGAATCAAACAACTgcaagaattattatttttgatatcaAATTACCAGCTCATACTGCTGATGCAAAGTTTCTGTCTGAAGATTGTGAATGTCActgtaaataaaatatcagaGTTGATTAACAAGTGAAATATATAGATTTTgcataaatcaatacaaaattgacatttttctcaaataaacTTAGTTAAATAACCTtaacaagattatttaaaaataaacacttggttattcaaataaacttagATCCCCATcccctcttttttttttctttccttatATGTTCCTTTATTGTGTTTTGTTCTTGATTCTAGCTTGTATTATTGAAATCACAATTCACAATATTTTAATCAGTATAAACAATagcttaaaataaaatttacatttacCTGTCTTCCATCCAGGCAACACTGTAGAGGTCACCCAAACATGTGTCATATTCTTCTGGAGGGCTCGGGTATTCGCCAGGGCAGTAAGTTCCCCAACTACTCTCTTCAGCATTAGCAGCTGTAGTtgcataaatatttaatccttcTGGAAGGAGACCCTCAAAGATACTTCCAGACTCACAAGCTTCAAGATAAAATACCtgtaaatatgaaaaatgacCTATATAacaatctttttaaataatatatacatttttcttCAGTGAATAACAGTTGAATGCATCTTACCAAGCTTTTGTATGTCCCAGATGCATGCTTCTTTTTCAACACTTCAATCAGATGATCAGCATACAGGTAAGGGTATGTGGGCATCCCTGTAAAACATATCATTGAATTCAAACTAAGGCATGAATGAAGTAATCAAATAAACCAGAATGAGTGCAATATAAAAACTCAAAGTAAAGTCTATGTCGTGTTTTATTCACCCCAAACTTCATTTCTTCCAAAAATTACATTCAAAACGACGTTATTTTGtaccttaatttattttattaggaaACAGCCAAATAACACTAactatatacataaatttatattataatccAAATCGAAAAATAAAAACCTCTAAGAATCTTTGCATAGATAAGGTACAATCTCAAGTTAACTTGGCGAGAAATATAGTGTAATGGGATAAAACAGGCAAAGGGGTGAGCAGAAAATACAGCATCTACGGGCTTggggttattttgaaataatattttatcgaTAAAAAAGTGAGTTATTTGGTGTCAAGTGACAGAAATAtctttactaattaatattttaaatgtcttacaaaataaagtaaaaaatattttagtattttagtgaCGATTTGATAAATGAGTGAATTGTATGTtggatttaatctaaataacccAAATCAGACAAGGCCTGAGATTTTTTGATTAACATGACAATGATTCTTTATTCCTAAGCAGAAAGCATTTGATAAACAAGAAGATACATGGAGGCAAGAGAAATGAGACAGACCAAGCATCCCAGGACCACCGTGGTCAGTGTAGTAAATGAAGATGTGATCATTCGGCCCACTCTCAACCACCTTTCCACTACCCCCTTTGGTAGCTGTCTTGTTTCCAAGGATCACCGCAAAGAAGTTATCAACAGTTACACTTTCACCAGTATAATCCTGCTCAAGTTGAATAAACAACATAAGAAAGAAATTACACTGATATAATTAGTATCATTTGGGTGCTCGAGGGAGGAAGATACATACTTTGGGAACTCCCTTGTATACATCATCACCATTAGGGCTGTTAATAATGACTCCAGGCCTAGGATTCTCTTCATTATCAGCAATATCATCATACATGAAAACTACAATATTTTCTTCCTTGATCCCACCTTTTCTTAAGATTTGGTAAGCATGGCAAACATCAGCCTGCAAAAGGAAGATGCAAAATTATCATCAGCAGAAGGAAGTAAGCaattaaagggtgaaagaaTATGAAGATTTATCTGATAAATTTTGATATCTCTTGCTGAATTTGTTATCAAGGGAAAACAAATCTAGATGATCccattctttaaaaatatttctaaatcaTACACTAATGTATTCCTTTTTTGTTAAGCTTCATCATATTGGTCAATCCAATCTAAGGGATAAAATAAACCATCAAAGGATTGTTACAGAACTATTACATTGCTGCTCAACGAAGTAAGAATCAATACTTACCTACTGCTGGTCTTTCATTTTCAGTTGATTAAACTAAAAGGAGATATTTAAGATACATTATATTCTATATAAACCTATCAAAATCCAGTTGAAGGATAAATAATCCATACAGAAAAGATCTCTCTACACCTACTTGATGAGTAGCAAACCTAGCAGCCAATTTGCTTTCGCAAGGACAAATGTTCACATCAACATGACAAAACATAATGATCAAGTATCATATCGTCAAGAATAACATGATTTTGATCGTGTTTTAGCTCACCTAATCAAAAGTAAGGATGTTTTGCAACAAATTAAAAAGTCAAACCACAAAACAGATCATCTGAACTAATTATGCTCCGATTAAGGACAGAAGAGATCACCTGATGCCTGTAATTCCAGTATCCATTCGATCCTGCGATCAGAACGGCCCACCTAGTACCAACGTCATCACCAGCGGCATCATCGTTATTCTTTCCCTGGCCTCTCCGGAAGAATCTGGCGGCTTCTGAGGGCAATCGGAGAAAATCGCCGGTGAATTCACGGCTGCCGGCGGCTACGCCGATTATCAGTGCGAGGAGAATGAGAACGCGTTTCATGGCGGTTACCGGCGACGGCGGAAGAGAGCGGTAGAGGAATCGTGGAGATGGAGGAAACCGGAGGAgatatttataatgaaaaattgaagaaatttaaaattctttaattgGTGGAATCTTATCGTCCGTTGATTggtaaatattataattgatagCTTAttgaaactattttattttggaCCCCACAAGTAtgtttcataattaattaaatatttcaatttcaagttgtcaaatcatttaaatataaatttgaataaatcttatcaaataacaaatttattaaatataaagataatttatgtatttattattcAACACATCTCCtagttatattataaaaataaaataattaaatttaaataatgagaaCAAAAATTGTAAcaagttaataataaattttgaaaaactataaaatataaaatatagggGTTTACAAAAAAGGGAGAAAAGTCCATTTAACAACTAAAtgaaatacttttttattaaatcatccaTTAACTTTGTGGCTATAGGGTTGGTGACGGCAAAACCCTAAGTGAAGTGCGAACGTGTCTTGTGCGCCGCGATATGTCGACAATATTGTTGCGGTCGTAATCGTCGTTGAAGAAATTCTCGGTCACAATCGCAAATAAATCACACATCGTTCGTTGTCGTGCGAATTGTGCCATCTGTGCGATTTGTGCGATCTGTGTTCCGTGTGTGTCGTGATTTCATCTTTTGGTCGAAAGGGTCGTCTTTTCGTAGAAATTTATTATATCTCCTCGTCGATCTCTCTCGATTGACAATTAATACCATTCTCGGTCAAGACTAGAGTACATCAGGAAATCAATTTCCTTGAAATTCTACAAATTTCAAACCTATGTGTACTGTAAAGTTGTTAAAAGCTTCGCTGACACGAATCCGTCTATGTCGGGCACTTTAAATACAACTTTTACAAACATCGTAGCTTCAGCAGTACATGCAATTCCCTCTTTGTCAACAGTTGGTACAAGTCCATCCAACTCTCTTAATTGGGCAATGGGTGAATCCAACACTTTCTCCCTTGATCTTAAGACATAAAATTCGAATGCAACTAACCTCCACAAAGGCTCAGGAGAGAATCATACGAATATCCTCCTTGAAAATCATGGGTCTCCAAAGCCAGGAGGAAAGAGTGAAAACCAGACTAACGTGAGCAAGAGCAATAATAAGGATTTTATAGTCAACACTCTAGGTATGTTTTCTACCAATCCCAATAACACTCATGAGATGAATGcaaatgataatagaactgttagtggaatacatgctgatagcctagattgtgatagtctaggacaagctctaggaaaagatagagtagttctggaaaatagtctagaaaataaaaatgcacaTGTTATTAACTCAGATTCCAATgagaatcaaattcaacttgagaCTATTGAGATACTTGACTCAGACGAAGAAGCGGAGAAAGTAATCCAAAAAGAATTGGAAAGAGAAACAATTAATGCAGGAAATCTGGGTGAAACAGGAAAAACGCAAAGAACGACAGCAAAAACATTAGGTAAAGAAACAGACCCGAGGAAATGAAGGGTCGGTTTTAATGAAAGGGCAAACCTGAAAGAGCTTAGAAATTAGATAACAAA is drawn from Impatiens glandulifera chromosome 3, dImpGla2.1, whole genome shotgun sequence and contains these coding sequences:
- the LOC124929300 gene encoding vacuolar-processing enzyme-like — its product is MKRVLILLALIIGVAAGSREFTGDFLRLPSEAARFFRRGQGKNNDDAAGDDVGTRWAVLIAGSNGYWNYRHQADVCHAYQILRKGGIKEENIVVFMYDDIADNEENPRPGVIINSPNGDDVYKGVPKDYTGESVTVDNFFAVILGNKTATKGGSGKVVESGPNDHIFIYYTDHGGPGMLGMPTYPYLYADHLIEVLKKKHASGTYKSLVFYLEACESGSIFEGLLPEGLNIYATTAANAEESSWGTYCPGEYPSPPEEYDTCLGDLYSVAWMEDSDIHNLQTETLHQQYELVKKRTSNDNSIYGSHVMQYGDVGISTDKIFKYIGTNPANDNYTFVDENSLRPHSKAVNQRDADLLHFWHKFRKAPEGSPRKMKAQKHFFEAMSHRMHIDNSMELIGKLLFGIEKSSELLKTVRPAGQPLVDDWTCLRTMVRTFEKHCGSLSQYGMKHMRSFANICNAGIKEEQMVETSAQACPSIPSNPWSSIQQGFIA